The Bacillota bacterium genome contains the following window.
CGCCCCCCTTGATAAGGCTTCCGCCTGCCTAGCCTTGGCACAAGCCAAGTTTTCTTTTTATTTTTTATGGCCTTACTAGGATTCACATTACCCGGTCAATGATCTGGCATAGTTCAGATTTGCTTTTATAACCAATGATGCGCTCCACCGGCTGACCACCTTTAAAGAGGAGCAGGGTCGGTATCCCCATAATTCCATACTCCTGAGCCGTCTGTCTGTTCTCGTCAACATTCAACTTCCCGACAACTAATCTACCCGCGTAGTCGTTAGCGATCTCGTCAATCACCGGAGCAATCATCTTGCAGGGCCCACACCAGGCTGCCCAAAAATCAACCAGGACGGGTTGCTGGGCTTCCAGGACCTCACTGCGGAAATTAGCCGCGTTTAGATTTTTTACGTTTGGACTAGCCAACGCTTCTCCCTCCTATTACGCTGAAATACTGAAGTCTGTAACTTGTAATATTTATTTTTCCAAATCACTTTATAAATATTTGTGGAGTTACAAATAATATCATTAAACAGGTTATAGTTTTCGCCATTCTTACCAAGAATCCTCTTGGTTCCCTATAATCATCACCGCTGGGAACATTTCCACATGATTTTTCGTCAAAACTTTAGACATCAACAGTACTGTCTTTACTTTAAGGAGGAAATCCCCATGGCACACGCGGTAAGATTGGTCGCCGGTCTCTGTTTAATTCTGTTCCTTGCGTTATCAGTCTCCGCTCAAACCCAACCTCCTACTTGGCAAATCCTGGTCAATGGCGAACCCATCCAGACGGAAGTAGCCCCATTTATTATTAAAGAAGGACAAACATTAGCCCCAGTGCGACCCGTGGCTGAAGCCTTAGCCGCCAGCGTAAGTTGGGAATATAAAACGCAGTCGATTGTTGTGACCAAACAGAACACAGTAGTCCGCTTTCAGGCCAACAACCGGTTAGTCCAGGTCGGAGATCAGCTGGTAGATCTATCCGTTGCCCCGGAAATCGTCGAAGAACGCACCTTTGTACCCCTTCAGTTTCTGGCCGAGTCTCTCGGCGCCAAGGTGCTATTGGACACTGACAAGCAGGTGATCAATCTGATGCCGCTCAATTATCTGGATGGAAAAGTTAACTATCAATTGTTCGTGGAAAATAATCAAGTTACCCTTTTAATCGAAAACATCTCGCCTGAACCAATCACCTTCAATTTTAATACCGGTCAGGAGGCAGATTTCACACTCACTAAAAATGACCAGGTCGTCTGGCGCTGGTCCGACGGCCGGATGTTTACCCAGAACACCTGGGAACATACTCTTCAACCAGGAAAAAGCTATGTTGTTATGGCTAATCTTCCACCAGTTGCTGATGGACAGTATACCCTCAACGCCTATTTCTTCGGCCAGCCGAATCCTAAACAGCCGGTGCAAACCATTTCCTACCTGGTAACTCAGAATTCGGCCCAACCATAAGAAAACAAGATACCATCAACCCAAAACACCGGTTCGCCG
Protein-coding sequences here:
- the trxA gene encoding thioredoxin; its protein translation is MASPNVKNLNAANFRSEVLEAQQPVLVDFWAAWCGPCKMIAPVIDEIANDYAGRLVVGKLNVDENRQTAQEYGIMGIPTLLLFKGGQPVERIIGYKSKSELCQIIDRVM